One genomic window of Arachis hypogaea cultivar Tifrunner chromosome 8, arahy.Tifrunner.gnm2.J5K5, whole genome shotgun sequence includes the following:
- the LOC112708371 gene encoding uncharacterized protein, which translates to MRVVDTNRNQITLRIAKGYNTAYIMEGLHFLVQLYGLKQGGTIKLRYLFRDIFYVIKVRDDKMASLPILYHYMKGRLDDNFSHKGKQVIQIDPLFDEIERFHYGSYKVNKKKKKNSAKVTNKQTNNKDRYGEHAVPIKGKTFFKRTSNTKAHDVALEIPKYKLISKNLDIDLNVIPPVDEEDVSMQEPSMGNNNHLDHHIDKPTDLSRALTTVPAKFHKFMPSDPVGQLVDCHGCPFDFPGFNAGPFGLYFPDKFSINAPYYSFVRELTNHDIQCSYLNVPANFATHAFPSRLRRVSIPHGTPLEDDTCIHRSGS; encoded by the exons ATGCGAGTTGTAGACACCAATCGGAATCAAATTACCCTCAGGATAGCTAAGGGATACAACACTGCCTATATTATGGAAGGCTTACACTTCTTAGTTCAACTTTATGGCCTCAAACAAGGGGGAACCATCAAGCTCCGCTACCTTTTCAGGgacattttttatgttattaaggtTAGGGATGATAAGATGGCAAGCCTCCCAATTCTGTACCACTATATGAAGGGTCGTTTAGATGACAATTTCTCACATAAGGGCAAACAGGTTATTCAAATTGACCCTTTATTTGATGAGATTGAGCGATTCCACTATGGATCGTACAAagtgaacaagaagaagaagaagaactctgCTAAAGTGACCAACAAGCAGACGAACAACAAGGACCGTTACGGTGAGCATGCAGTGCCTATTAAAGGAAAAACTTTCTTTAAAAGGACAAGCAATACTAAAGCTCATGATGTTGCTTTAGAGATTCCAAAATACAagctaatttcaaagaatttagaTATTGATCTGAATGTTATCCCACCCGTTGATGAAGAGGACGTCAGTATGCAAGAACCAAGTATGGGAAATAACAACCATCTCGATCACCACATTGACAAACCCACTGATCTGAGCAGAGCTCTCACTACCGTGCCTGCTAAATTTCATAAATTCATGCCATCTGATCCAGTTGGACAGTTAGTGGATTGCCATGGATGTCCTTTTGATTTTCCTGGCTTCAATGCTGGACCATTCGGCTTATACTTTCCGGACAAATTCAGCATCAACGCACCTTATTATTCTTTTGTACGCGAGTTAACCAATCACGACATTCAGTGCTCTTACTTG AATGTTCCTGCTAATTTTGCAACGCATGCCTTTCCATCTAGATTACGGCGGGTTTCAATACCACATGGGACTCCGCTGGAAGATGACACCTGTATTCATCGAAGTGGATCTTAA
- the LOC140174821 gene encoding uncharacterized protein → MEESRLIPADFDEDRIFYLHVDPQAVTHELPSLFYRKFRELLRDRMIVIDMNDNQIELSLSRGFSTGYILHGFHSLVTCYGLGHGGWMKLLYVGEDIFVVMKVKDSFMMQKDFSYPASNVLHRNKPPSNHLSAQQMPRVSTPSDLVHSNNADMLVLEVNLQNSFVQQTLHNPIATIPPPASNGNTSEVRTAYKKDLQLTGFQGQDGFLSTFPLSKTFL, encoded by the exons ATGGAGGAGAGTAGGCTCATTCCTGCGGACTTTGATGAGGATCGTATATTTTATCTTCATGTCGATCCCCAAGCT GTTACACATGAGTTACCCTCCCTATTTTATAGGAAGTTTAGGGAACTTCTTCGAGATAGGATGATTGTAATAGACATGAATGACAATCAAATTGAGCTATCATTGAGCAGAGGGTTTTCTACTGGCTACATACTCCATGGATTTCATAGTTTGGTCACATGTTATGGACTCGGCCATGGTGGCTGGATGAAGTTACTGTACGTCGGGGAGGACATATTTGTTGTTATGAAGGTGAAGGACAGCTTCATGATGCAAAAAGATTTCTCATATCCAGCTTCTAATGTTTTGCACAGAAATAAGCCACCATCCAATCACCTTTCTGCCCAACAAATGCCACGAGTTTCGACTCCTTCAGATTTGGTTCATTCGAACAATGCAGATATGCTAGTTCTAGAAGTTAATTTGCAAAATAGCTTTGTACAACAAACTCTACATAATCCCATTGCCACAATACCTCCCCCTGCTTCTAACGGGAACACCTCCGAGGTGAGAACTGCCTATAAGAAAGATCTTCAGCTCACAGGCTTCCAGGGACAGGATGGTTTCCTTAGTACTTTTCCGCTGTCTAAGACTTTTCTTTAG